ACCATAGGCCGTTTGGAGTTAAGCGCATTTCTCAACAGAACAGACATTGAGTTTCTATGCCGCGCCATAGAGCCACCGAAAGCCACAGACCCAATCAAGCAAAAAAATATGGTTCCAAAAAACGAAGATCAATGGCCAGAAAATTTTCGGTTTATATATGCTAAAGGACCATATGATTATGAAAATGAGCTAAGCCTTATAAGACAACACAGCATACAATCAATTGTCACCAAAAACAGCGGCGGAGATAAAGCCAAGGCCAAACTCAATGTTGCAAGAGACCTAGACATTCCAGTGGTTATGATCAAACGACCCAGCCCTTCTAAAGGCATGACGGTTGAAACTACAAACGAAGCTTTGACCTGGTTAGAAACCATTTAAAACGATTAAAGACAGAAATGATAATGACCAATCAAATTCAAAAGACTAAATGGCTAACCATTATCGGGTGCGGCACAGAAGGTTACAATGGCCTCTCTCAAAAAGCGAAAGAAACAATTGAAACCGCCAGTTACCTTTTCGGCAGCACAAGACAACTTTCTCTCATAGAAGAAGAAAAGTCACCAAATGCAATAAGAGAAGTGTGGCCAAGCCCTATGATGCCAAGAATAGAAACATTAGCTGAACAAAAACCAAATAATACAGTCATCATCGCAAGCGGTGACCCCCAATGTTGGGGCATTGGACAGCATTTTAGTGCGCACTTAAACAAAGAAGAATTTGAGTGTGTACCCTCTGTCTCAATCCTCACACGAACTGCAAATATCATGCACTGGCCAACAGCCACAACACCAAGTATTTCATTATGCAGTCAAAGAATAGAAACGCTCTCATTGTATCTTCAACAAAATCAAAAATTGATACTGCTTTCTGCTGGCAAAGATACACCTGAAGAAGTTGGCCAGTTTCTAACCGAAAAAGGCTTCGGTCAGTCCAAAATAACAGTGCTGGAAAATCTTGGAAATGAAACAGAGACCATAAAATCAGCTAACGCAGATAACATCTCTGCAATCACCCCCTTCAGCACCCTTAATTCGCTTGCAATTCATCTAAAATCTAATGATCAAACAACATCACTCTCATGTCTTCCTGGCTTACCAGACAACAGCTTCGAGCATGATGGGCAAATGACAAAACAAAATATGCGCGCTATTACACTTGCCCACTTACGTCCAAACCCAGGTGAATTACTATGGGACATCGGCTCTGGCTCTGGCTCCATTGCAATTGAATGGTTGAGAGCAGGTACATTGTTTTTGGGCACCCCGTGCAAAGCAATCGGATTTGAGAAAAACCAAACGCGGTTAGAAAGAGCACAAAAGAATGCAAACAATTTAGGCGTACCTCACCTGAAACTTATTTTAGGGAATGCAGAAGAGAACATTTTAAAGGCTGAAGCTCCCGATGCCATCTTCATTGGCGGAGGCATCACAACGCCTAACTTACTAGATAACGCCTTAAACGCTTTAAAGCCAGGTGGCCGTCTGGTTGCAAACACCGTCACCATTGAAGGCGCCGCCAAATTAATTGAAACCTACAAATCCCATGGCGGGTCTTTAAGCCAAATTGCGATGTCAAATGCAGACCCTGTTGGCCACTTCCATGGCATGCGCCCCCAAATGTCCATCACCCAGTGGGTTTACAAAAAGAGCCGTTAAAAAAAATGAAAAACCGTGAGAGAGAGAACTAACTTTACGAAGAAGGAGTTTAGCCCACTTGGGCTGAAGGACATGACGCCTTAAGGCGTCCGGCGCAAGCGCCGCCTCTCGGAGGGCCTACTGCCTTAGCAGCAGAATAGCCCGTGAGAGAGAGAAAACACTAAAAGCGAACGGGGCGAACACGGTCAACCAATTCAAGGTCATCATGCTCTTCTGTGCCAGGATCATCTGGTGCCGGAGGCGCTACGAAAATTTTCGTTCTCTTGCGGCGTTTACGTTTTGATTTTGGTTTGGTTTTCTCTTCAGTTTCTACTTTTTCAGCAGGACGTTTCGCAGCCACCAAATTTGTACTATCAGTCTCTTTCTCAACTGAAGCATCATTCACACTTACATCATCATCATTTTCAAAGTCTGTTTCACTTTCAGACTTATGCCCCTGCTCTGAGGACTCAATGTTCTCTTCAATATCAGCATCTTCAGCATCAGCAATCAGCTCACTTTGCTGAACGTCAACTGAGGTAGCGACATGAACGTCTTCAGCAGCTATAGAAACAACATCTGAAGCTTCATCAGAGTTTTTTTTATCTTTTTTTTCTACAAAATCCGACGTTGTAGAAGTATCCGTTTCAGTGTCTTTAACTACAGGAACCAAAACCATATCAGAAGATGAGCTCTCAGCTTCAGTCACATCCGCAGTTGCCTCTAATGCTCTTTGAGCTGTCAATCCTTCAGCCGTCACCAAGTCAGCCAATAATTTTTTAAGCGTATGGGTTTCTTCACTGATGATGTCATCCTCAGGCGGTACCTTCCATTCAAAACCATCAAGCTTATGACTAATAGGAGAAAGAGGTCCCCACTCATCTGCCACCACACCATCAGCAATCCATTGCGGATCTGGCATCGCATGAATGCCTCTTGCTAACCATTCTTGAACAGAACCAATGTCACCACCATCAGCCGCTTCAATCCGAGCCATCAATGTACAAACCCTTTGCGTCGGACGCCCTCTCGTAAGCGGTCCAAGTGCCTCGCGAGCTGAAGCCCAATCCTGAGCTTCAATAGCTGCTGTGCCAACAGCAAGAGCAGCTTCTTTATGACCAGGTGTTAATCGAGCTAAAGATTTAATCCGATCAAGTCGGTCCCTAACACTATCACCAGGCCGGGCAAACGCACTCACAACCGCTAAATCAGGGTGAGGCGCCAATTTCCAACATTTGCGAAGCACCTTAAGCGCAGGGGACATTTGACCTTTAGAAGCATAAACCCGCCCGGCAACAACACTTGCAGGAATAAGGGCCGGAGCCAAACGACTTGCCTCAGTAGCAAGCTTCAAGGCTTCATCCATATCACTATCTTCAAGATCAATAGCCAAAGCAGTTAATAACACAGCACGTTGGCGTTTAGCTTTCTTAGCTTGTACATGGCCATTACTGGTTGCAATTTTTAAGGTATCTAAAGCTGCCCGCCATGCCTGCTTCTTACATTGCAAATCAAATAAGCCAAGCACTGCCCAGGATAAATCCGGCCGCCTTTGAACAGCACGAGCTGCATATTGAGCCGCCGCTTCAATCTCATTTTGCTGAAAAGCAAGCATATAGAGCCCGCGCAAACCAAAAATTTCTGTGTCGGAGGCTGCCAGCATGCTTTCATAAAGTTTAGTCGCTTGTTGAATGTCACCCTTTAATTCAGCCGCTTGCGCACGCAACATCAAAGTCATAGGATCATTCGGCAATGTTTTCTTGGCCTGCATCGCATAACGCTGCGCCATAATATCATCACCAGAGCCAAGCGCGATTAAACCACTGCTTAAAGCATCAATGCCTTTTTTCTTCTTTTTTACTGAAAGGTAACGAGAGAAAGCTTCCGGAGAACTCATAATCATCCGAAACACAGACCAAACTACCATTAACAAAAGGAATACCGCTAACAAAGTCAATATGACTGACCTGAGAGAGGGTTCAATTTGACCACCCGCCCATTGAATAGTAAGGTCCCCTTCAATCAGCGAGAGACCATAAGAAATGCCTGCAATAACCAAAATATAAAAGAATATACGAAACATCTTTCGCTCACCTTTTTAAAAACGTCAAACGTCCAAGTTAGGATATAAACCCAACTTGAACAAAATTACTCTACAAATAAAATTCTAAGCAAACCTATCTAAGATTTCGGGCTTAAAGAATTTAATAACTGATCTTCAAGCTTACGCATTTCAGACTCAACAAATAAACGCGCCTCAACTTGTTTCAACCATGGTGTCATCACTTGTTTAGCCTGCCCATCAAGCGTCTGTGCTTCTTTCAACGCTGCTTCAACATGACCATCTTTAAACTTATGTTCAACACGCGCAAGGACAGCCTCAGCGGTTTCACCTTTAACATCACCCGTGCGACGATATTTAAAGGCTGTGCGCGCTTTGCTCACCAATTGATCCCAGCTCAGCCCATCAACTTTTTGTCCATCACTCTTGGCCAAAGCCTTAATTGCTAATCCAGGAAATGTGTCGAGTAAAATCTGTTCATTCGGTACACCCGTTTCACTCAGCCCCTCAAAAGAAGAAAGGTTCACATCAGGCCCAGCTAATTGTTTTACAGTTTGCAACTCAGCAGAAAATCCTTCACCGCGATCCATTCCGCGTTTTAAATTTGCAAACGCAATAGCTAGAGCGCTCCGGCGCGCACTTGCAAGTGCTTCAGCTTCTCTTTTGGAAAACTGTGCAATTTTCTCATCAATTTCAGTAAGAGCAGAGCGTAAAGGCGCAAGCTCTGTACCCAATTTCGTAGTTGAAATAGACGCACCTTCAACGCTCGTCAAAGTTGACTTCAGTTGGTCAAGATCTGACACAAGCTTAGTAGACCGAGCATCTAATGAAGC
This Hyphomicrobiales bacterium 4NK60-0047b DNA region includes the following protein-coding sequences:
- a CDS encoding bifunctional cobalt-precorrin-7 (C(5))-methyltransferase/cobalt-precorrin-6B (C(15))-methyltransferase; amino-acid sequence: MTNQIQKTKWLTIIGCGTEGYNGLSQKAKETIETASYLFGSTRQLSLIEEEKSPNAIREVWPSPMMPRIETLAEQKPNNTVIIASGDPQCWGIGQHFSAHLNKEEFECVPSVSILTRTANIMHWPTATTPSISLCSQRIETLSLYLQQNQKLILLSAGKDTPEEVGQFLTEKGFGQSKITVLENLGNETETIKSANADNISAITPFSTLNSLAIHLKSNDQTTSLSCLPGLPDNSFEHDGQMTKQNMRAITLAHLRPNPGELLWDIGSGSGSIAIEWLRAGTLFLGTPCKAIGFEKNQTRLERAQKNANNLGVPHLKLILGNAEENILKAEAPDAIFIGGGITTPNLLDNALNALKPGGRLVANTVTIEGAAKLIETYKSHGGSLSQIAMSNADPVGHFHGMRPQMSITQWVYKKSR